Proteins from a genomic interval of Physeter macrocephalus isolate SW-GA chromosome 21, ASM283717v5, whole genome shotgun sequence:
- the LOC112061861 gene encoding LOW QUALITY PROTEIN: melanoma-associated antigen B2-like (The sequence of the model RefSeq protein was modified relative to this genomic sequence to represent the inferred CDS: inserted 2 bases in 1 codon) — protein MPGKVVSLSMLSLTRRGSQGLIHPASRYNLPTSHHSWDGDPVSEGFAIGKLVKSLQGGALSREAFDRETGATMKGPLQVAWGEQRARCQEPRGESARRPKASTSTESLRNDLLTRKAGMLVQFLLQKYXKEPIMKVDMLKVVNKMYRVHFPEILRRATEHMALVRGLDLKEVKPSGGSYALVSKLDLTDEGSLRSGWPLPKNGLLMPLLCEIFLNGDRASEEEIWEFLSILGVCDGMEHSIFGDPRKLITEDLVQEKYLEKYLVYRQVPDSDPPRYEFLWGRRARAETSKMKVLEFVAKVTGTVPSAFPVHYEEALRDEGERARA, from the exons ATGCCGGGCAAAGTTGTCAGCCTGAGCATGCTCTCACTTACTCGTCGGGGTTCTCAGGGACTT ATCCATCCTGCCTCGCGTTACAACCTCCCTACTTCACATCACTCCTGGGACGGAGACCCGGTCTCTGAAGGGTTTGCGATAGGGAAACTGGTCAAGAGTTTGCAGGGAGGTGCCCTTTCCCGGGAAGCCTTTGATCGAGAAACAGGAGCCACGATGAAGGGCCCCTTACAGGTGGCCTGGGGAGAGCAACGTGCCAG GTGTCAAGAGCCAAGAGGAGAAAGTGCACGTCGCCCTAAAGCCTCAACCTCCACTGAGAGCTTACGGAACGACCTTCTAACCAGGAAGGCAGGGATGTTGGTGCAATTCctactgcagaaata aaaagagcCCATTATGAAGGTAGACATGCTGAAGGTTGTCAACAAAATGTACAGGGTGCACTTCCCTGAGATCCTCAGGAGAGCCACTGAGCACATGGCACTGGTCCGTGGTCTTGACTTGAAGGAAGTCAAGCCGAGTGGTGGTTCCTATGCCCTTGTCAGCAAGCTAGACCTCACCGATGAAGGCAGCCTGAGGAGTGGCTGGCCGCTTCCGAAGAATGGGCTTCTGATGCCTCTCCTGTGTGAGATCTTCTTGAATGGCGACCGCGCCTCTGAGGAGGAGATCTGGGAATTCCTGAGTATTTTAGGCGTCTGTGATGGAATGGAGCATTCAATCTTCGGGGACCCCAGGAAGCTTATCACAGAAGATCTGGTGCAGGAAAAGTACCTG GAAAAGTACCTGGTGTATCGTCAGGTGCCCGACAGCGATCCCCCACGCTATGAGTTCCTGTGGGGCCGCAGAGCCCGTGCTGAAACCAGCAAGATGAAAGTGCTGGAGTTTGTGGCCAAGGTCACTGGTACCGTCCCCAGTGCCTTTCCAGTCCATTATGAAGAGGCTTTGagagatgagggagagagagcCCGAGCCTGA